The segment CAAAGGCAGAAATGCCCTGACGCTTTGCCGTGTTGATCAGTGAGCGAACTTGAGCGAATAACTCCGCCCCCCAGTTTGAGCGGAAGCCGTTCGTCACCTTGCGAAACACGACGCTCCAGCGCAACGCTTGCTCACTACCGTTATTAGTCGGCGGGATTGTCTCATCACTCAGAAATAGCA is part of the Trichocoleus sp. genome and harbors:
- a CDS encoding transposase; the encoded protein is LFLSDETIPPTNNGSEQALRWSVVFRKVTNGFRSNWGAELFAQVRSLINTAKRQGISAFDAISRALTSQQTDWLLD